CCCTGTTTAAACAAGCTTTCCCGTTTGAAGAGACGCCGGACCAAAGTAATGCTATCAATGCCGTGCTTAACGATATGTGTAGCCGCCAACCGATGGATAGACTTATCTGTGGTGATGTAGGCTTTGGTAAAACAGAAGTTGCCATGCGCGCCACCTTCCTTGCCGTAGATAACACGCGCCAAGTCGCTATCCTTGTGCCCACAACGTTACTCGCGCAGCAACATTATGAGAATTTTAAAGATCGCTTTGCAAGTTGGCCGGTACGCGTTGAAGTGCTATCGCGTTTTAAAAGTGCAAAAGAGCAAAAACAAATATTATTGGAGTTACAAGAAGGTAAGATTGATATCTTAATTGGTACGCATAAACTACTCAGTAGCACTGTTGTTTATGCCGATCTTGGCTTATTGATCATTGATGAAGAGCATCGTTTTGGAGTGCGCCAAAAAGAAAAAATTAAAGCGCTGCGCGCCCAAATTGATATTTTAACGCTCACCGCAACCCCTATTCCACGGACCTTAAATATGTCCATGAATGGCATGCGCGACCTTTCTATCATTGCAACACCGCCCTCTAAACGCTTAGCGGTTAAAACCTTTGTAGAGCAAAAAACAGATGCACTGATAAGTGATGCTATCACGCGTGAGATCATGCGTGGTGGGCAAGTTTATTTCTTGCATAATAATGTTGAAACCATTAATAAAGCGGCGGCCGACATTGAAGCCTTAGTGCCTAGCGCCAAAGTGTCTGTGGCGCACGGACAAATGAATGAGCATCAACTCGAACGCATTATGAGTGATTTTTATCATCAACGTCAAAATGTACTGGTATGTACCACTATCATTGAAACGGGTATTGATATTCCCAGTGCCAATACCATCATCATTAATAGAGCGGATCATCTAGGGCTTGCACAATTACACCAATTGCGAGGCCGTGTGGGGCGCTCGCACCATCAAGCTTATGCCTATTTATTAACACCAACGCGAAAATTAATGAGCAAAGATGCTAAAAAACGTCTGGATGCTATCTCCTCTTTAAATACCTTAGGTGCAGGCTTTACGCTGGCAACCCACGATTTAGAAATACGTGGCGCGGGCGAACTCTTAGGCGATGAACAATCGGGACAAATTTCAAGTATTGGTTATAACTTATATATGGAAATGCTTGATCAAGCCGTTAACGCATTACAAAATGGTCAAGAAACAACGCTAGAGCAATTATTGTCAAGCCAAGCGGATGTCGAGTTACGCATTCCGGCGTTGATCCCCAGTGATTATATTATGGATGTTAATACACGCTTGTCTTTATATAAGCGTATTGCCAACAGCAAAGATAAACATCAGTTAAAAGAGCTCCAAATCGAACTCATTGATCGTTTCGGTTTACTGCCTGCAATCACTAAAAATCTTATTCATATCACCCAAATGAAACAACTGTGTAATAAATTAGGCATAAAACGCCTTGATGCACACGCCAAGGGTGGCAATATTATTTTTACCCAAAATACCAAAGTCGATCCCATGTTCTTAGTTTCTTTACTGCAAACACAAGCAAATACCTTTAAACTAGAAGGGCCGACAAAACTAAAATTTACACACCAACTCGAAGATACACAGCAACGCATTAACTGGATCACTCAGTTATTACACCGTTTTGTTGAACACTTGCTAAAATAAAGGATCATCTTTTGAACTATAAATATTTCCTTATGGCGTTTTTAATGCTTAATAGCCTTACGCTACATGCACAAACCCGCTGGTTTGAGGTTGAATTACTGCTCTTTGAACGTAATGTAAAACTTAGCGATCAAACAGAAAACCTAGGCCAAGATAATATTAAACTGGATTTCTCGCGCAGTATTCCGTTACTCAAAATACCGACGAATGTAGATTGCACACCCGGTCGCAGTTGCCTCGCGAAAAACATTTCAGTCTTAGTCAATAAAGCCAAATTTAACAGTGCGCAAACAGGTTTTGTTTTATTAAGTAATTCGCGCCTACAACTGGCAGCGCAGCGCCTAAGCCTTAAAAGACACTGGTTATTTAAACCCCTTTTACATGCGGTTTGGCGTATGCCGGTTTACAGTCGCAATAATACTCGCCCACTGCGCATTTTTGCGGGTAAAAACTTAGTCAGTGGCCAGAATGCCGACATTAAGTACCTCAATGACAAATGGGAAATTGATGGTAACCTTAAAATTTATTTAGCACATTACTTATACGTTGATAGCCAATTAATCATTCGTAAACGCGTAATGCAAGATATGCCAACGCCAGAGCAACAAGAAGAAAAGGCCGTACTCGACATTGTTAACAGTCAAAATGGGGTGCAAATCATTCGCCCGAGTGACGAGGTAGCGCCGGTGAAACAGGCACAACGAAGCGTGATAAAAGAAGTGCTATTTGATCAAAATAGACGCATGCGTAGCGGAGAGATCCATTACTTCGATCACCCATTAATGGGCATGCTTATCCAAATTAGAAAAATAAAAGCATAAAAAAAAAGTATAAAAAAAAGTCGGCAATATCATTGCCGACTTTTTTCTTCTCACGATCTAATACTTCACTACCTAATCTCTAAATATATAATACCTAATACCTAAATATCTAATCTCTAAATAGCGGGCGAGACGCCCTTTTTATTAAAGACCCTGTACGTATTGCGCATCTGTCGTGCACAGCACGCGCTCATCAAGCTCTTTTTTAGCGTCTTGTTTAGTCGCGCTATCTGCACTTATCAATGCATTAAATAGACGCATTAAATCCGCTTTCTCAACAGACTTTTTGTCGCCCATGCCAATATTGGTTAAATCAATAAAGAACTCATCAAACAACGAAGCTAATTCATCAATAACTTGCAGGTTTAAAAACTGCTCATTATTATAAATACTCGGATAACCGCCCTTTTGTTTATCAACCGCAAACGAGAAGCCTTTTACATTGGTGATCGTCGTGGCTTTTTCACATTTGAGCATACAACCATCTTCAATGGCCGCTTTTTTACAGCCCACCGTTTGTTGAAAGAAACACTGGCGACTGGTCATCATTAAAATGGGATGATAAATGCTATACAGCAATTTAAAATTCTTTGGTCTTTTAATATGTCGCAGTTGTAAATTATTAAGCTCATTTGATATAAACGCGCCACTGCAATCTAACTCTTCTTGTAAGGTCAGTAATGCATGAGAGTTAGTGGTGTTTAAAAATGGCCCCGCTATCCATTGAATACCCATCTTATTGGCAGCAAACGCCACGCCGGTATTATTTGAAACAATTTGTTTAGGCTTGACAACGTCAAGTAAACGCACCGCCTCAAGGTAATCTTTACCAATTAAAACAGCAGGGAACCAAGGGATCAAATGCGGGTGCTTTAAAAACACATCGATATAATAATTGTCATTTTTCTTAAAGCTTTCGGGCAATTTAAAATACATATCGACGCTACTTAACTCACTCAAGTAGATATCATCGACCGAGCTTATCAGCACTGAAAGTTTTGCTTTATTAAATACTTTTGGATGGTTTTCAAGCACCGGCAAGTTTACTGGCGCAATCAGTTTTACTTGGCCGTTGAGTAAGAAAGCCACTTCTTTTTTCATCACAGTCAGCTCTTTAAAGGGCACACTTAAACCTTCATCAAGGGCGCTACAATCGATATTATCGAGTAGATATGCGCCTTGTTTGAACGATTTAAAGCGTTTGTCTAATGCGCCCGCATCAATTGAGCTGTCAGATGCCTTAATTAATAAACTGCTTGAGCTTATTTGATGAGATTGCCCTGAAAAACAAATGCTCACTTTTAATGGTGCGTTTAATTGCCCTGAAAAATGCATGGTTAAGCTTGGTTTAGCAATGCTCAAATGCTTTATTTTAGCGGCAACATCCGCGCTGATAGCATTTTTTTGCTCCACTAAATCTGCCTGCACTTCTTGAATTTGCACAATTGAAATGGCATTTTTTTGAGCGTTAGCATGGGTAAAACTATTATCGCGAGGATTATCGATAAACATGTCTTTGGTCAAATTACCCTGTAAAAATGAATTGGTAAAATCACGGTTAAACACTTTATAAAGTGAACTGTTGTCTTCAATCAAAAGCCCTGTACTGACAAATTCATTCACTTGTTTACGCCAGCTATCCACCACCGTATGTACATATTGCGCGCCTTTAATGCGCCCTTCTATTTTGAGCGAATCAACTCCCGCATCCACTAATGCCGGCAAATCAAAATAGGCAGAGTTATCTTTTAAATTTAAAGGAAAACGGTTTCCAGCAGCGGTTAACTCATATTCATCGCGGCACGCTTGACTGCAACGGCCTCGGTTACCAGAGTTACCCACACTCACAGAGCTTGAATAACATTGCCCCGAAAAGGCAATACATAACGCGCCATGCACAAAGACTTCTGTTAACACTTGATGATCATGAGCAAGCGTCGTTAAGCTCTTAATTTCACCGATATTGAGTTCACGAGACAAGTTTGCACGGCTTGCGCCAATTTTAGCGAGGAATAATATTTGACCTTCATTATGCGTGGTCAATTGTGTTGAGGCGTGTACTAATAGGCTAGGGAAGTATTTTTTAACTAAATTAAACACACCTAAATCTTGCACAATAATGCCATCAATACGTGTATTCACTAATTTATTTAATAATTTAACAACGCCTTTGATTTCGTGCTCTAAAATGACCACGTTAAGGGTTAGAAACACCTCACATTCAAATTCATGAGCAAGGCGAATGATCCCTTGCAGCGCTTCAAATGAGATATTAGTCGCACGATCACGTGCATTAAACATATCTAGGCCACAATAGATGGCATTAGCACCGGCAATAATAGCAGCTTTTATTGCATCAACATCGCCACCGGGTGCTAATAACTCAATTTTCTTACTCATTTTAAACTCGCTCAATCACATTTTAATTTTGAGGCGAGTTTACCTGCATCATTGCAAGATTGATACAGATCATTTATTCCAAGGATTACTCGGATCATACGGCACTTCTTCTTGAGACGCTTTTGGTTTATTAGCACGGCGATCTTTAGGACGATCGTAATCATTGCGTGATGCTTGGTGTTTCTGACGCTTATCTTCACTATACTGTTGATGCGCTGACGCAGCTTTCGCTTGGGAGAGTTCAATAGACTCAACCGTAAGCTCCATTGGAGAGCGGGTCACAATATGTAACGAAAACCCACGTTCACGCGGCAGTAGATCAATTTCATGATCAAGCGGACGAGGCATACGTTTAAAACGTGATAAATAAAAATTCTCTATTTTAATACGCGCCCATTCGGTTTTTTTCAAAAACGTTAAACTACCTTCAATAGAAGGGTTCACTTTAAAGCAGTGAAAACGCATCGCTGTATAGAGAATGGTCCAACCATAGTATTCCACTAATTCTGTGAGTAACACTTCTGTTTTTAATCCATGTAATGGATTGTTCTTTTGTTCTTCAATATTCATTATTTTTCCTAAACATAAAATGCGTGATCAACGCTTAAAAGCGACCCGCTACTTTGTTTTATTTGCAGACATTCTCATGCGCGTTTACTTTAAACAAACAAGCAAATTAAACAAGGCGCGTAGTCTAACTAAAAAAAGCATCGATAGCATCTAACTCACAGTATATTTTTGTAAATTGACCGGAAGATCTACGCTTTGCATTTTTAATTGATTAATGCGCTGTAAATAAGCAGCCCCTTTGAGTAAATGCATCGCAACATCGACCGCACCGCGTTTTTTATAATCTTCTAAATAAGTGCCTTTTACCCATTGATTAAATGCACCAAGACTAGGCCCAGCCCAAATTTGATAATCCATTTCACGGCCTTTTTCACCTTCATTTGACCAGCGAGATGAAAGCCCTAAATACCAACGGAAAATTAATGCCATTTTACGTTTAGGGTGTTGCATCGCCCGTTCAAGCATTTGCGCGTCGCGCTCAGCAAAAAAGGATTGGGTGGTAGACCATACACTTTCTAAACTTTGCCTAAATATTTGTTTCTCTATTTGCTCACGCAGCGGCGCAGGGATCTCATCAATGCTATTGTAATTAACATATATCTCATAGAGTTTATTGGCGCGCATCGCAAACATAGAGCCACGTTTAACCACTTGTAACTTCACGCCCATTTCAAACATATCGGCAGCCGGCGCCATGGTCACGTCCGCCATTTCAACGTTAGATAATAATTTACGGGTATGCTCAGAGGCGCCTGCTTCAACGCACGCTTGATTTACCGAGCCAAGTACAATGTATGCGGCGCCCATATTAAAGGCGGCAAGCACCGCTTCTGGGGTTCCGATACCACCACCGGCACCCACACGTAGAAGGTCTGCATATTGATATTGTGTTTGTATTTCATCACGCAAGGCAATGATCGTCGGTAACAAGGTTAAAAAAGGACGATTATCAGTGTGTCCACCCGAATCGGCTTCTGCCGTAATGTCATCTGCCATCGGCACTTTTAACGCCAGTTCAGCTTGTAACGGCGTTATTTTATTTTGGCTTAATAATTTATCAAGTAACTTTTGAGGTGCAGGTTGCATAAAATGACGCGCTACTTCGGTGCGTGAAATTTTCGCGATCACTTTATTTTTGATGTGCACACTGCCGTCTGCATTTTGGCTTAAGCCTGCCACGCGGTACCAAACAATATGCTCGGTTAAACCTAAATAAGCAGAGGCTTCTACCGTTTCAACGCCCAATTTTAAAAACGTTTGCACGGCGCCACGCTCTAGCGCTTCTTCGGCAGGCGCGTGAATTAAATTAACCGCATAAGGCCCGTTTGGCAGTTGCGCTTGAATGCGTAAAATAGAGTCTTCAATGACCTGAGGGATAAGCCCAGCAGCACCAAAAGAGCAAAGCATCCCCGCTTTACCTAATGCCACCACTAATTCAACCGATGCAATGCCATTTGCCATGGCACCACCGTGATAGGCATATTTTACATTATGCTGCTTTTTAAATTGAGGATCGCCAAGATCGGTTGCCAGTAAGGCTTGCGCAAAAGCTTGCACCGGCACATCGCCGGTCATTGAGGTTTGTTGTAACACCCCTAAATCAGATCCCGATTGCGCAATATAAACAGGCTTATCTAAACACATTAACGCCTCTTTGATCTCGCTACTTTGAGTTTTTATCTGCGCGCTATCAACCTTCCAAGCCCAATCAATATTTTGCACTGCTAATTTTAAAACCGCCATATCTTCCCTTTGTTTTTTGAGAGCCAACACATCGCGCGCACATTGCAGCGCGATGTCTCACACTGTCTTATTTTATGCTTGTTCAATAATGCTCAGCACAATATCTTGCACACTATAAATACGCAAACCATCTTTCGATAAATTGGCATTACCCACTATACGTACTTCATTATCTGTTTTAATAATTTGTGTTATATGCACATCAACACTCATTTGTTTATTAAGTGGCGTGATCTGGCCACGATATTTCCATAAAACCTTGGTTAATGGCGTGCTAAAACGCGGATTTTTAAATTGCGCCCCTAAATCATTTTTAAGTGCATACGTTTGTAATAACTCAATGATAGCTTCAACCCCTAAAGAGCCCGGCATCACTGGATCTTGATGGAAATGATAACGGAAGAACCAATCATCCGCATCAATACAGCGTTCACCATAAATATAACCCAGTTGCTCACTGCCTCCGCCTTCAACAATCGACACTGTGTCTAAGAAGTTAAGCTGACCGCCCGCTAAACAATACTGTTTTTTATCGTCTGCAGGGTGATAAAAAGGTAAGGCTTTATTACTTAAATCAAATACTTCAATATCTTGTGCTGCACTTTTATGCTCAATAAACCAAGGCGTTTGTAATTCACCTTTATCCATACCTAATTGATTGGCGAGTGCGTCCGCACCAAAATAGCCGAACACCGCACTACCTTGATAGAATTTTACCTCATCAACAAAAAGATCAAAGGTAAAGCTTTGTACTATCATGCCCCCAGCCATCGTGGTGCTTAATAAGACAGATTTATTAACAATGGTTTTACCGCGTAAATCAATGTTAATAAGCAACTCACCATTGCCATCAAGATTGCGGAAAAACAGATCTTTTTCAGGATAAACAAGCGTTGTGCCCATATAGCCGGAAATAAAGCCATTGGGTTGCAATGCTATTTCCATTAAGAGTGAATAAGGGATCCAATCTTGCGCATTGTTTTTAGTAAAATACCACGCATCTGCCGGCACATAATATTCAGCCACACAACTGGCCGGTTTCTTTAAATCTAATCGCGTGCCTTGCACGTCAATAACCTGCGTGACAACTTGTAGGTCGCCACAAGGCGTGCGCGGTGGGATGCGTCCTTTATAAACATCAAAATCTTTACCAAAACATTGAGAGATATTACCCGTCGCAAATTCAAACATATGATAAGGCGTAAAAGGCACTGTATCTGGCGTTCTGTTTTGGCCTTTATGCATCGGCGCTGAAAAATGTTTCACCGGTAATACGCCTTTTTCACGGCGCGCATGCGTATCTGACTCGACGCGCATTAAAGGACGACTTGTATTTTTAAAGGGTTGCACGCCTCGCTCATCAAACGCGAGTAAGGGATCATCAATCGCCACCGGCGCTTTCACTAACGCTTTCTTGGTGCGCATTGCGCTCTGTGGTAATTGTAGCGGATAAGGTGAGTTGGCATCTTGCTCAACCATCTCAAGGCATAGGTTTTTAAAATCAACGACCACTTTCCCGTCTAATATAATATCAACATTAGCTTTGATAAACGGACGCGGTGACATGCCCATCGCGGTGACTTCAAGGCGATAGGTTAATGTATTAACTTGCGGGGTAACCTGACCACGACAACGCACTGTTTGCGCCTCGCCACGCATCGGCTGAAAACGCGCATTCTCTAAGTCTTTATGCATGCCAAGCCAAAGCATAAAGAACATCGCAACTTGGCCACAACCTTCTGACATCAATGAGCCTGCCATCACTTGATCGCCTTTAAAGTGACAAGGGAAATACCAATGCTTCGGATCAATATCTTTTTGACCTTCAATAACACCCAGTCCCCAATGCCCGCCATGCGCATCAATCTTAGTAATGCGCTCAATCATTAAGAATTTCTCAGAAGAGAATTTCAGTGACGGATTACGTCCCTGTTGATCATATTCAGATCCCATACAGGCACTGATGTTACCTTTGACCAATTGCATCATTTTTGCGCGATCATAATAAGTATTCTGATTTGGGATCAGCGCATTAAACGTCGATTTTTTCGCTGTGGCAAATTCACGTTTATCTTTGTCGTTATGTACCACACCCTTGCCATCTGCAAGCTCAGCATCGGTAAAGAAACCCGCACAACCATTGCGCATGATCAGTACTTTTTTGTCTCCGACATAACAATCGTAATGGAAAAAGAACAGCAATTGTTCGCCATTTTTTGCATACGAGTCAATATGGATCTCATAACGTAATGTTTCGCCGCCAAAAGACATCTCTTCTAAAAAGGTTAACTCACAATCCAGTAAACGATAAATACGCTCACTTTTATTTTGAAAATCAATACCAATGTAGGAGATCAACATCAAATCACATTGTCCCGACTCCACGGCAACAGACCAAGGGATCTGCCCATCAATTAAAAAGGGAGCATCGACTGGAATATCATATTCGGTAAACATCGATGATTTTTTATATTCATGTATTTGTGCGTCGAGTTTGGTTACCCGACTCACTAAAAGATAATCGGTGGTTGGCAAACGCACACGCCGTGCATAACTGTCGATAATTTTATATTCCGATCCAAATACCTTACTAATATCACCTTCTGCAAACTCAATAAGCGCAGCTTGATCATAAAGTACCTTCTCAGGCTGATTAAAGCGCTCAATAAGTTGTAATGGCGGATAATGATAAGCACTCAAAATCTCAGGTGCTGCGGTGAGAGTTGAAATCGTGGCAGCTTGATGATCGCCACTTAACGCGTTCACTTGTAATTTTATCATGGCGGCAATTTGCTCGCCCGCGACTTTTCGCGCCTCAATAAAAGCACGTTGCGCGTCTGCTTGTTGATATATTTCAGCACTGATCTTAGTTTTAACTTGCGACGTCATGGTAGCTTCCGGTGGAGTAAGGGTTAATGCGCTTAATGGCGCCTTTTTAGTGACTTTTAATAGGTCAATATCAACACGGTTAGATAGCGTGCTCGCGGGTTTATTTTGTAATTGTTGCTTAATAGTTTCAAAAACGCGCATTGAGCGCGCGTCAACAATCGTTTGTTTAATATCGGCGCCGCCAAGATAAATCGGTTTCACTAACGAAAATGCGCTTTTTTTACTGACAACATGCGCAAGTTTTCGCATAGGCTCTGCATTTGAAACAAGCAGATGCGCACAGCTCATATCATGACCTAAACCATTAATCGCGACCTGTTTTGCCTGTTTTGAATTCACTAAAAGCGCCGATTTTATTAAGCTAAACATACCTGATGCATTAAAAAGATGACCAATTTGACGCTTAACCGAATCGGGTTTAACGTGCGGGTAAAGTTGCGTAAAGGCTTCTGTCTCCGCAGCATTATCTGCTTCAAAACCACTGGCAAAGGCTTCCACATGATCTATCTCGTTGGCGCTGATGCTTGCTAATTGGCACGCCTTTGCGCTCGCTTTTTTGATGGCTTTGGCATCACTGCCGGGTGCAAAACTAATTGCGTCAAGTTGCGCGTAACGTGCATCATTGAGCTCACTACGACGTAATACAATGGCGCCCGCACCTTCACCGAGTAACCACTCTTTATTACGCAGCGGATCAGCATGGCTTGATGCATTTTCACTGACTGGGCCATAGCGCTGACGCAAACTGACATTTTCAAATGATCCCGCCAAATCAACACTGGCAATCAACACCGCTTCAACATCCGAGGTTGCAAATAAGCTTTGCGCAATTTGTAAGCAACGATAAACAGAGTTCTCTTCACTTGAAACCGTAAAAGCGGGCCCTGAAAAGTCCCACAATGCAGAGATACGCGACGCCATTAAGTTACCAATAAAACTCGTATATTGGTTTAACTGCGCTGGCGATGCAATGCTCTCTTTGGCAATATTAATAAGCTCTGCGCGTTGCAGCTCCGTTAATGTAATGCCCTGCTCTTTTAAGCTTTGCTCAATTTGCGTACTTAAATTAACGCGTCCACGATATTGATGAATATCGAGCTCCATGCCCATTGCCACGAGTACGGCAACATTACTCCCTTCTGTTAACGCCCCATCTTTGGCTGCATTATCAGCCACTTTCATCATCATTAATTGTTGCGGTATCAAACAATCTTGCGCATTAGGTGGCACTTTAAAACGTAAGAAGTCGATATCAAACTTTTCAATATAGCCACCTTTCGGCGCTTTCTTTAAGCCTAACGTACGCATCACTTGTGCGTCATTTTGTATGCCTTTCCAACGCTTCGGTGGTAATTCTATAAATGTGTTTTTATTGCTTTTGAGTAACGCGTCAAATGCCACAATCGAGTCAACACCCGAAAGTAAACAGTCCATGCCCACAATACTCATTAATGCACGTGGCTTAGGCTGATTAAAACGTTTAATAAAGGGTGCGTCTGCGCCCTCTAATACCAAATGTGCATTACTGCCCCCAAAACCAAAAACGCTCACGCCGGCAACGAGAGGCTTGCCATTTTTGCTTTCCCAGTTCACGGTATCCGTTGGGATTTGTGCTTGTGTTAAATAACCAAGCTTGGTTTTAATGGCATTTTTTAAACTGATCGTGGCAGGAATTTTACCCTTATTGAGCGCATAAATAGCTTTCGTCATGCCGGGCATGCCGGCAGCTGTCAATAAGTGTCCTAAGTTTGATTTGGCCGAGCCTAATAAAGGTTTAGTGTTATATTTAGAAAAGAAAACCTCCATTGAATTAAGCTCAACGTTATCGCCTTTTGGCGTCCCCGTCGTATGGCATTCGATATAGCCAACATCGCTCGGTGACACATTCGCATCCGCATAAGCGCGCTCATAAGCAAGTACCTGCCCTTTGCTACTCGGACTTAAAATAAACTCCCCTTTGCCATCATTAGATAAGGCGCCACCTTTAATAATAGCGTGAATAGTATCGCCATCACGCAGTGCGTCACTGTGGCGTTTTAACACCATCATGCCCGCGCCTTCGCCGGCAAAAAGGCCTTTTGAGGCACTATCAAACGGGGCGTGTTTATTATTATCTGGAAACGCTTGGAAAATAGAGAAGCCCATGTTCACAAACATAGGATCAGCCCCGGATACTGCGCCCGCAAGCATCATATCTGCCTCACCCGTATGCAGCATGTCACATGCAAGCTTCAAGCTATAACAAGATGATGCACAAGCGGCATCTAAAGAGAAATGCGCCCCACCTAAACCGGCTACTTTTGCCAATAATGCTGAGGGATAACCCGCGATCAATGCATTATCTGCTTCAATCTTTCTCGGCGCCGTGAAGTTTTTCAATTTAAAGTCACGGTGCGTAATGCTTTGCAGTGCTTGCTCTACGACGTGATGATAAAAAGGTAAAAACAGATGATTGGACGACCGCGTAGGAAACGATAAATTACCCAAGATCAGT
The sequence above is a segment of the Psychromonas sp. CNPT3 genome. Coding sequences within it:
- a CDS encoding peptidase U32 family protein, whose product is MSKKIELLAPGGDVDAIKAAIIAGANAIYCGLDMFNARDRATNISFEALQGIIRLAHEFECEVFLTLNVVILEHEIKGVVKLLNKLVNTRIDGIIVQDLGVFNLVKKYFPSLLVHASTQLTTHNEGQILFLAKIGASRANLSRELNIGEIKSLTTLAHDHQVLTEVFVHGALCIAFSGQCYSSSVSVGNSGNRGRCSQACRDEYELTAAGNRFPLNLKDNSAYFDLPALVDAGVDSLKIEGRIKGAQYVHTVVDSWRKQVNEFVSTGLLIEDNSSLYKVFNRDFTNSFLQGNLTKDMFIDNPRDNSFTHANAQKNAISIVQIQEVQADLVEQKNAISADVAAKIKHLSIAKPSLTMHFSGQLNAPLKVSICFSGQSHQISSSSLLIKASDSSIDAGALDKRFKSFKQGAYLLDNIDCSALDEGLSVPFKELTVMKKEVAFLLNGQVKLIAPVNLPVLENHPKVFNKAKLSVLISSVDDIYLSELSSVDMYFKLPESFKKNDNYYIDVFLKHPHLIPWFPAVLIGKDYLEAVRLLDVVKPKQIVSNNTGVAFAANKMGIQWIAGPFLNTTNSHALLTLQEELDCSGAFISNELNNLQLRHIKRPKNFKLLYSIYHPILMMTSRQCFFQQTVGCKKAAIEDGCMLKCEKATTITNVKGFSFAVDKQKGGYPSIYNNEQFLNLQVIDELASLFDEFFIDLTNIGMGDKKSVEKADLMRLFNALISADSATKQDAKKELDERVLCTTDAQYVQGL
- a CDS encoding PfaD family polyunsaturated fatty acid/polyketide biosynthesis protein, translated to MAVLKLAVQNIDWAWKVDSAQIKTQSSEIKEALMCLDKPVYIAQSGSDLGVLQQTSMTGDVPVQAFAQALLATDLGDPQFKKQHNVKYAYHGGAMANGIASVELVVALGKAGMLCSFGAAGLIPQVIEDSILRIQAQLPNGPYAVNLIHAPAEEALERGAVQTFLKLGVETVEASAYLGLTEHIVWYRVAGLSQNADGSVHIKNKVIAKISRTEVARHFMQPAPQKLLDKLLSQNKITPLQAELALKVPMADDITAEADSGGHTDNRPFLTLLPTIIALRDEIQTQYQYADLLRVGAGGGIGTPEAVLAAFNMGAAYIVLGSVNQACVEAGASEHTRKLLSNVEMADVTMAPAADMFEMGVKLQVVKRGSMFAMRANKLYEIYVNYNSIDEIPAPLREQIEKQIFRQSLESVWSTTQSFFAERDAQMLERAMQHPKRKMALIFRWYLGLSSRWSNEGEKGREMDYQIWAGPSLGAFNQWVKGTYLEDYKKRGAVDVAMHLLKGAAYLQRINQLKMQSVDLPVNLQKYTVS
- a CDS encoding peptidoglycan binding protein CsiV, with translation MLNSLTLHAQTRWFEVELLLFERNVKLSDQTENLGQDNIKLDFSRSIPLLKIPTNVDCTPGRSCLAKNISVLVNKAKFNSAQTGFVLLSNSRLQLAAQRLSLKRHWLFKPLLHAVWRMPVYSRNNTRPLRIFAGKNLVSGQNADIKYLNDKWEIDGNLKIYLAHYLYVDSQLIIRKRVMQDMPTPEQQEEKAVLDIVNSQNGVQIIRPSDEVAPVKQAQRSVIKEVLFDQNRRMRSGEIHYFDHPLMGMLIQIRKIKA
- a CDS encoding VF530 family DNA-binding protein, with amino-acid sequence MNIEEQKNNPLHGLKTEVLLTELVEYYGWTILYTAMRFHCFKVNPSIEGSLTFLKKTEWARIKIENFYLSRFKRMPRPLDHEIDLLPRERGFSLHIVTRSPMELTVESIELSQAKAASAHQQYSEDKRQKHQASRNDYDRPKDRRANKPKASQEEVPYDPSNPWNK